One genomic segment of Pagrus major chromosome 13, Pma_NU_1.0 includes these proteins:
- the taok1b gene encoding serine/threonine-protein kinase TAO1: protein MPSSVRAGSLKDPEVAELFFKEDPEKLFSDLREIGHGSFGAVYFARDVRTNEVVAIKKMSYNGKQSNEKWQDIIKEVKFLQRIRHPNSIEYKGCYLREHTAWLVMEYCLGSASDLLEVHKKPLQEVEIAAITHGALQGLAYLHSHNMIHRDVKAGNILLTEPGQVKLADFGSASIASPANSFVGTPYWMAPEVILAMDEGQYDGKVDVWSLGITCIELAERKPPLFNMNAMSALYHIAQNESPTLQASEWSDYFRNFIDSCLQKIPQDRPHSDDMLGHAFLQRERPDSVLMDLIQRTKDAVRELDNLQYRKMKKILLQEAHNGPTAEVQDGDEELEPGGGRTGTVNSVGSNQSIPSMSISASSQSSSVNSLNEAAQDSRSELDLMEGDHTVMSNSSVIHLKPEEEESFSGEQAATSQPSEPQQTPAQAPRKHYRNREHFATIRTASLVTREMQEHEQDSELREQMSGYKRMRRQHQKHLMALENKLKGEMDEHRLRLDKELESQRNNFTQEMEKLLKKHQAALDKDLKTFTNDEKKFQQHIQVQQKKELSSFLESQKREYKLRKEQLKEELSENQSTPKKEKQEWLSKQKENIQHFQAEEEANLLRRQRQYLELECRRFKRRILIARHNVEQDLAREELNKRQTQKDLEHAMLLRHHESMQELEFRHLGTIQKARAELIRTQHQTELTNQLEYNKRRERELRRKHVMEVRQQPKSLKSKELQIKKQFQETCKTQTRQYKALRNHLLETTPKSDHKAVLKRLKEEQTRKLAILAEQYDHSINEMLSTQALRLDEAQEGECQVLRMQLQQELELLNAYQSKIKMQTDAQHDKERRELEQRVSLRRALLEQKIEEEMLALQNERLERIRSLLERQAREIEAFDSESMRLGFSNMVLTNLAPDSQGGWGGGGGGGQGAQGGGHWPGGGGGGGHHSHHHQGGSSSQQPWGHPMLAGGPPPWSLHHPGGGSQRGSGGGAGGVRNSPQAMRRTSSGGRNEQGMSRSASITSQISNGSHLSYT from the exons ATGCCCTCCTCTGTAAGGGCAGGGAGCCTGAAGGATCCGGAGGTGGCTGAGCTTTTCTTCAAAGAAGACCCAGAGAAGCTTTTCTCTGACCTCCGAGAGATCGGCCATGGCAGCTTCGGCGCTGTCTACTTT GCACGGGATGTGCGCACGAACGAGGTGGTGGCCATTAAAAAGATGTCCTACAATGGGAAACAGTCTAATGAG AAATGGCAGGACATTATAAAGGAGGTGAAGTTTCTGCAGAGGATCCGGCACCCCAACAGTATAGAGTACAAAGGCTGTTACCTCCGTGAGCACACAGCATGG CTGGTGATGGAGTACTGTCTCGGCTCAGCCTCTGATCTGCTAGAAG TTCATAAAAAACCTTTACAAGAAGTAGAGATTGCTGCCATCACACATGGTGCTCTGCAGGGGCTGGCCTACCTTCATTCCCACAATATGATCCACAG GGATGTGAAGGCAGGTAATATTCTGCTGACTGAGCCTGGGCAGGTCAAACTGGCCGACTTCGGCTCTGCCTCAATTGCCTCACCTGCCAACTCCTTTGTGGGAACGCCATATTG GATGGCCCCGGAGGTGATTCTAGCTATGGACGAGGGCCAGTATGATGGGAAGGTGGATGTTTGGTCCTTAGGGATCACCTGTATAGAATTAG CGGAGAGGAAGCCTCCCTTGTTTAACATGAATGCAATGAGTGCCTTATACCACATAGCGCAGAATGAGAGCCCTACACTGCAAGCCAGTGAATG GTCGGATTACTTTAGAAACTTTATCGATTCATGCCTTCAGAAAATCCCCCAGGACAGACCACACTCCGACGACATGCTGGGT CATGCGTTTCTGCAGCGTGAGCGTCCAGACTCTGTGCTGATGGATCTTATCCAGAGGACCAAGGATGCGGTGCGAGAGCTGGACAATTTGCAGTACCGCAAAATGAAGAAGATCCTCCTTCAGGAAGCCCACAACGGACCCACAGCAGAAGTCCAGGATGGAGATGAG GAGCTGGAGCCGGGCGGAGGTCGAACAGGAACAGTGAACAGTGTCGGCAGTAATCAGTCCATCCCCAGCATGTCCATCAGCGCCAGCTCCCAGAGCAGCTCTGTCAACAGTCTGAACGAAGCGGCCCAGGACAGCCGCAGCGAGCTGGACTTGATGGAGGGAGACCACACGGTCATGTCCAACAGCTCCGTCATACACCTCAAACCG gaggaagaagagagttTCTCCGGGGAGCAGGCAGCCACCAGTCAACCCTCTGAGCCCCAGCAAACACCAGCTCAGGCCCCAAGGAAGCACTACCGCAACAGAGAGCACTTTGCCACCATACGCACAGCGTCACTT GTGACACGTGAGATGCAGGAACACGAGCAGGACTCTGAGCTGCGGGAGCAGATGTCGGGTTACAAACGCATGAGGCGGCAACATCAGAAGCACCTGATGGCCCTGGAGAACAAGCTGAAGGGGGAGATGGATGAGCACAGGCTGAGGCTGGACAAAGAGCTGGAAAGTCAGAGGAACAACTTCACCCAGGAGATGGAGAAGCTGCTCAAAAAACACCAGGCAGCTCTGGACAAAGAT CTGAAAACGTTTACCAACGATGAGAAGAAGTTCCAGCAGCACATCCAGGTGCAGCAGAAGAAAGAGCTCAGCAGCTTCCTGGAGTCACAGAAGCGGGAATACAAACTACGCAAGGAGCAGCTCAAAGAG GAACTGAGTGAGAACCAGTCGACTCCCaagaaagagaagcaggagTGGCTGTCCAAGCAGAAAGAGAACATCCAGCACTTCCAG GCGGAGGAGGAGGCTAACCTGCTGAGGAGACAGAGGCAGTACCTGGAGCTAGAGTGTCGGCGCTTCAAACGCAGGATCCTCATTGCCAGACACAATGTTGAGCAGGACCTGGCCAGAGAG GAGCTAAACAAACGGCAGACACAGAAGGACCTGGAGCACGCCATGCTGCTCAGGCATCATGAGTCGATGCAGGAGTTGGAGTTCAGACACCTGGGCACGATCCAGAAGGCGCGGGCAGAGCTGATCAGGACCCAGCACCAGACTGAACTCACCAACCAACTGGAATACAacaagaggagggagagggagttgAGGCGCAAGCATGTCATGGAGGTTCGACAGCAGCCCAAGAGCCTCAAG TCTAAAGAGCTTCAGATTAAGAAGCAGTTCCAGGAGACTTGTAAAACTCAGACCAGGCAGTACAAGGCCCTCAGGAACCACCTGCTGGAGACCACACCCAAGTCTGATCACAAGGCCGTGCTCAAGAGGCTGAAGGAGGAGCAGACCCGGAAGCTGGCCATCCTGGCTGAGCAGTACGACCACTCCATCAACGAAATGCTCTCTACGCAGGCT CTGCGGTTAGACGAGGCTCAAGAGGGGGAGTGTCAGGTTCTGaggatgcagctgcagcaggagttGGAGCTGCTCAATGCCTACCAGAGCAAGATCAAGATGCAAACAGACGCTCAGCAcgacaaggagaggagggagctgGAGCAGAGGGTCTCTCTGCGGAGGGCTCTGCTGGAGCAGAAA ATTGAGGAGGAAATGCTCGCACTGCAGAACGAGCGTCTGGAGCGAATCCGCTCGCTGCTGGAGCGCCAGGCCAGAGAGATCGAGGCTTTCGACTCGGAGTCCATGCGGCTGGGCTTCAGCAACATGGTTCTCACTAACCTGGCTCCCGATTCCCAGGGGGGCtgggggggaggaggtggaggaggccaGGGGGCTCAGGGGGGAGGCCACTGGCccggaggaggcggaggaggcgGCCACCATAGTCATCACCACCAGGGGGGCTCCAGCTCACAGCAGCCCTGGGGACACCCCATGCTGGCTGGGGGCCCGCCGCCCTGGAGCCTCCACCACCCGGGAGGAGGGAGTCAGAGGGGGAGCGGCGGAGGGGCGGGAGGGGTGAGGAACAGCCCGCAGGCTATGAGGAGGACGTCATCAGGGGGGAGGAATGAACAGGGCATGAGCAGGAGCGCCAGCATCACCTCTCAGATATCCAACGGATCCCATCTGTCGTACACCTAG